A DNA window from Chiroxiphia lanceolata isolate bChiLan1 chromosome 6, bChiLan1.pri, whole genome shotgun sequence contains the following coding sequences:
- the VPS39 gene encoding LOW QUALITY PROTEIN: vam6/Vps39-like protein (The sequence of the model RefSeq protein was modified relative to this genomic sequence to represent the inferred CDS: inserted 1 base in 1 codon; deleted 1 base in 1 codon; substituted 2 bases at 2 genomic stop codons): protein MHDAFEHVPILEKLPLQIDCLAAWEEWLLVGTKQGHLLLYRIKKTLQXVEVTLEKSNKNFSKKIQQIHVVSQFKXLVSLLENNIYVHDLLTFQQITTVSKAKGASLFTCDLQQSGTGEEVLRMCVAVRKKLQLYFWKDREFHELQGDFSVPDVPKSMAWCENSICVGFKRDYYLIRVDGKGSIKELFPTGKQLEPLVAPVADGKVAVGQDDLTVVLNEEGVCTQKCALNWTDIPIAMEHQPPYIIAVLPRYVEIRTFEPRLLVQSIELQRPRFITSGGTNIIYVASNHFVWRLIPVSIATQIQQLLQDKQFELALQLAVMFVNLYVCRKXKDDSDSEKRQQIHHIKNLFAFNLFCQKRFDESMQVFAKLGTDPTHVMGLYPDLLPTDYRKQLQYPNPLPGLSGAELEKAHLALIDYLTQKRSQLVKKLNDSDHQSSTSPLMEGTPTIKSKKKLLQIIDTTLLKCYLHTNVALVAPLLRLENNHCHIEESEHVLKKAHKYSELIILYEKKGLHEKALQVLVDQSKKANSPLKGHERTVQYLQHLGTENLHLVFSYSVWVLRDFPEDGLKIFTEDLPEVEALPRDKVLSFLIENFKSLTIPYLEHIIHVWEETGADFHNCLIQLYCEKVQGLMKEYLSSFPADRTPVPAGEEGGDLGDYRKKLLLFLEKSSWYEPGRLISDFPFDGLLEERALLLGRMGKHEQALFIYVHILKDTNMAENYCHKHYDRNKDGSKDVYLSLLRMYLSPPSVHCLGPIKMEVLEPQANLQAALQVLELHHSKLDTTKAINLLPANTQISEIRIFLEKVLEENAQKKRFNQVLKNLLHAEFLRVQEERILHQQVKCIITEEKVCTVCKKKIGNSAFARYPNAIVVHYFCSKEVNTLDT, encoded by the exons ATGCACGACGCCTTCGAGCATGTGCCGATCCTGGAGAAGCTGCCGCTGCAGATCGACTGCCTGGCGGCCTGGG AAGAATGGCTCCTTGTTGGTACCAAACAAGGGCATCTTCTGCTTTACAGGATCAAGAAGAC GTTGCAATAGGTTGAAGTGACACTAGAGAAATCCAACAAGAATTTCTCAAAGAAGATTCAGCAG ATTCATGTTGTTTCTCAATTTA ATTTGGTCAGTCTATTAG aaaataacatttatgtTCATGACCTGTTGACATTTCAACAAATCACCACGGTTTCCAAGGCAAAAGGTGCATCTCTCTTCACTTGTGACCTCCAG CAATCAGGTACAGGGGAAGAGGTGCTGCGAATGTGTGTGGCAGTGCGTAAGAAGCTACAGCTTTATTTTTGGAAGGACAGAGAGTTCCATGAACTACAG GGGGACTTCAGTGTGCCTGACGTACCCAAGTCTATGGCCTGGTGTGAAAACTCCATCTGTGTAGGCTTCAAGAGGGACTATTACCTGATACGG GTGGATGGAAAAGGATCCATCAAAGAACTGTTTCccacagggaagcagctggaacCATTGGTAGCTCCTGTAGCAGATGGAAAAGTTGCGGTTGGCCAAGATGATCTAACAGTTGTGCTTAATGAAGAAGGGGTCTGTACTCAGAAATGTGCCTTGAATTGGACAGATATTCCTATAGCCATGG AACACCAGCCTCCCTACATCATTGCTGTTCTGCCAAGGTATGTGGAGATCCGCACTTTTGAACCCCGGCTGCTGGTACAGAGCATTGAGCTGCAGAGACCACGCTTCATCACCTCTGGAGG AACAAATATTATATACGTGGCAAGTAATCATTTTGTTTGGCGGCTCATTCCGGTGTCCATAGCAACACAGatccagcagcttctgcaggaCAAACAGTTTGAGTTGGCTTTGCAGTTGGCAGTAA TGTTTGTTAATTTGTATGTTTGTAGGAAATGAAAAGATGATTCAGATAGTGAGAAGCGACAACAAATTCACCACATAAAGAACCTCTTTGCCTTCAACCTTTTCTGCCAGAAGCGCTTTGATGAATCTATGCAAGTTTTTGCCAAGCTTGGTACAG ATCCCACTCATGTGATGGGTCTGTATCCTGACCTCCTGCCCACAGATTACAGGAAACAGCTACAGTatcccaaccccctgccagggctctctggggcagagctggagaaggcacATTTAGCTCTGATAGACTACCTAACTCAA AAAAGAAGTCAACTAGTGAAGAAGCTAAATGATTCTGACCATCAGTCCAGTACC TCGCCACTCATGGAAGGAACACCCACGATCAAATCCAAAAAGAAGCTGCTACAAATCATTGATACCACCCTGTTAAAGTGTTACCTGCAT ACAAATGTAGCATTGGTGGCACCACTGCTACGCCTGGAGAACAATCACTGCCATATTGAGGAGAGTGAGCATGTACTAAAGAAGGCACACAAATATAGTGAGCTGATAATACTGTATGAGAAAAAAGGTCTGCACGAGAAAG caCTACAGGTACTGGTGGATCAGTCAAAGAAAGCCAACTCACCTTTGAAGGGTCATGAGAGGACAGTGCAATATCTACAGCATTTGG GCACAGAAAATTTGCACTTGGTATTTTCCTACTCAGTCTGGGTGCTAAGAGATTTTCCTGAAGATGGACTGAAG ATATTTACTGAAGACCTCCCTGAAGTGGAAGCTTTGCCACGGGACAAAGTGCTCAGTTTCTTgatagaaaattttaaaagcttgacTATTCCTTATCTG GAACACATCATTCATGTTTGGGAAGAAACCGGTGCAGACTTTCACAACTGTCTGATCCAACTGTATTGTGAGAAAGTGCAGGGATTAATGAAAGAGTATCTCAGTTCTTTCCCTGCAG ATAGAACTCCAGTGcctgctggggaggaaggaggagactTGGGGGATTACCGTAAAAAGCTTCTACTTTTTCTGGAGAAGTCTAGCTGGTATGAACCTGGTCGGCTAATTAGTGACTTCCCCTTTGATG GTCTCCTAGAAGAACGTGCTCTGCTCTTGGGTCGTATGGGGAAGCATGAACAAgctctttttatttatgttcATATTTTGAAGGACACCAATATGGCTGAAAA CTACTGCCATAAACATTATGACAGAAATAAAGATGGCAGCAAGGAT GTCTATCTGTCACTGCTCCGGATGTATCTCTCCCCACCTAGTGTTCATTGCCTGGGACCAATCAAGATGGAAGTGCTGGAGCCTCAAGCCAAtctgcaggctgctctgcaggttTTGGAACTACATCACAGTAAACTGGATACCACTAAG GCAATAAACCTACTCCCAGCAAATACACAGATTAGTGAGATTCGCATCTTCTTAGAGAAAGTCCTTGAAGAAAATGCTCAGAAGAAAAGATTTAATCAAGTGCTCAAGAATCTTCTCCATGCAGAGTTTCTGAGG